One segment of Ureibacillus thermophilus DNA contains the following:
- the bcp gene encoding thioredoxin-dependent thiol peroxidase, with the protein MSESLVNQKAPDFTLHNEKGEPVSLSDFRGKKVILYFYPKDMTPGCTTEACDFRDHHESFEELNAVILGVSGDSAERHKKFIEKYNLPFSLLVDANHEVCEKYGVWVLKKNYGKEYMGIERSTFLIDENGIVIKEWRKVRVKNHIEEVLNYLREAEGK; encoded by the coding sequence ATGAGCGAATCTTTAGTAAATCAGAAAGCGCCAGACTTTACGCTGCACAATGAAAAAGGGGAACCAGTCAGCCTGAGTGATTTTCGAGGAAAGAAAGTAATTCTTTATTTTTATCCGAAAGACATGACACCGGGATGCACGACAGAAGCATGCGACTTCCGCGACCATCATGAATCTTTCGAGGAACTCAACGCTGTAATTCTTGGAGTCAGCGGGGATTCTGCTGAACGGCATAAAAAGTTTATTGAAAAATATAATTTGCCATTTTCATTGTTAGTTGATGCAAACCATGAAGTATGCGAAAAATACGGCGTTTGGGTATTGAAGAAAAATTACGGTAAAGAATATATGGGCATTGAACGTTCCACTTTTTTAATTGATGAAAACGGAATTGTCATCAAGGAATGGAGAAAAGTTCGCGTAAAAAACCATATAGAAGAAGTGTTGAATTATTTACGGGAAGCAGAAGGGAAGTAA
- the perR gene encoding peroxide-responsive transcriptional repressor PerR: protein MTMSELQLKNALDTLKATGVRITPQRHAILEYLINSMTHPTADEIYKSLEGKFPNMSVATVYNNLRVFREAGLVKELTYGDAASRFDFVTNDHYHMICESCGKITDFHYPALKEVEQFASHVTGYKVNSHRLEVYGTCPDCLEQQNKKVL, encoded by the coding sequence ATGACGATGTCTGAACTGCAGTTAAAAAATGCTCTAGACACGTTAAAGGCAACGGGCGTAAGAATTACTCCACAACGTCATGCTATACTAGAATATTTAATTAACTCGATGACGCATCCAACTGCCGATGAGATATATAAATCCCTAGAAGGTAAATTTCCAAACATGAGTGTTGCGACTGTATATAATAACTTGCGCGTTTTTCGCGAAGCTGGTTTAGTGAAAGAGTTAACTTACGGTGATGCAGCAAGCCGTTTTGATTTCGTCACAAATGACCACTATCATATGATTTGTGAAAGCTGCGGAAAAATTACGGATTTTCACTATCCAGCGTTAAAAGAAGTCGAACAATTCGCATCTCATGTTACTGGATATAAAGTAAATTCTCACCGCCTCGAAGTTTACGGAACTTGCCCTGACTGTCTAGAACAGCAAAATAAGAAAGTACTATAA
- a CDS encoding FusB/FusC family EF-G-binding protein, producing the protein MENKNTEMNLKPFIRNDQFNFIKFELKNIISAHLSVKDKETLDALKLYAFDKIQNLFPDLNEEQSERLYKIIDIEEETQAKHFLHELKQYVIPFANLTENAIRKLFPKIGKLKVPPLVEMDCREISYLGWNDVGLGRKFLVVEYDGKLMGIEGTFKESHKGICSICNRLEEIGLFVANVKSGKESYVNRGNYICKNSVKCNQNITSLDKLNSFIEVLKK; encoded by the coding sequence ATGGAAAACAAAAATACAGAAATGAATTTAAAACCTTTTATTCGAAATGATCAATTCAATTTTATTAAATTTGAACTAAAAAACATTATTTCAGCACATTTATCGGTTAAAGACAAAGAAACGCTGGATGCTTTGAAATTATATGCATTCGATAAGATTCAAAACTTGTTCCCCGATTTAAATGAAGAACAAAGTGAACGATTATATAAAATCATCGACATTGAAGAGGAAACACAAGCAAAGCATTTTCTTCATGAATTGAAACAATATGTTATTCCGTTTGCGAATCTCACGGAAAATGCAATAAGAAAACTCTTTCCAAAAATAGGGAAATTAAAAGTTCCTCCATTAGTAGAAATGGATTGCAGGGAAATTTCCTATTTAGGCTGGAATGATGTCGGATTAGGAAGAAAGTTTCTTGTAGTCGAATATGACGGCAAATTGATGGGAATCGAAGGAACTTTTAAAGAGTCACATAAAGGCATATGTTCTATATGCAATAGATTGGAAGAAATCGGTCTATTTGTCGCAAATGTGAAAAGCGGAAAAGAATCTTATGTCAATAGAGGAAATTATATTTGCAAAAACAGCGTAAAATGTAATCAAAATATCACTTCATTGGATAAACTGAATAGTTTTATTGAAGTTTTAAAGAAATAA
- a CDS encoding trypsin-like peptidase domain-containing protein, with protein sequence MKCKKCHYDNESHAKFCSSCGANLQEVNMPKWLWPILFMIFLALGGVIFGLWKVYELTEEQKPINSEPVKNNYLNTVKMNEIDRVTLIKNVQQKVFTILTSYSRGSGFLYAKGGYVVTNAHVVDGEVDVIVRNSKGQEFDATVIGISEHYDIALLHVPTYENEDPLPIETNESPVGLEVIAFGSPNGFENSASIGYITGTNRDMELDRFIYKQIYQVDVQIDHGSSGGPLVDSNTGKVVGINSLLYTSKSNTNFGFAIPIYSMIDYFEQWIQQPMSRQDILAVAGIYEDYYDEDSYENELPLEDDNTILAGQFVQSFRMYYELALNESNFYWIADMVTGTAYEELEDYISDIAYKGHQFIFLTNDILDVTSHEGYYLVETNETFDFYSASGDYQYFDRYKTYTVIVDEYGNFKISDITIHK encoded by the coding sequence TTGAAATGTAAAAAATGTCATTATGATAATGAAAGCCATGCAAAATTTTGTTCATCTTGCGGAGCAAATTTACAAGAAGTGAATATGCCAAAATGGTTATGGCCTATATTGTTCATGATTTTTTTAGCACTTGGCGGAGTAATTTTCGGGCTTTGGAAAGTATATGAACTAACGGAAGAGCAAAAACCGATTAATTCAGAACCGGTCAAAAATAATTATCTAAATACTGTAAAAATGAACGAAATAGATCGCGTAACATTAATAAAAAATGTGCAGCAAAAAGTATTTACGATTTTAACATCATACAGTAGAGGATCAGGGTTTCTGTATGCAAAAGGTGGATATGTTGTGACTAATGCTCATGTTGTCGATGGCGAGGTGGATGTGATTGTTCGTAATTCAAAAGGTCAGGAATTTGATGCAACAGTCATCGGCATTTCGGAACATTATGATATTGCATTGCTCCATGTCCCAACGTATGAAAATGAAGATCCTTTGCCAATTGAAACCAATGAATCACCAGTAGGTTTAGAAGTGATTGCTTTTGGAAGTCCAAATGGTTTTGAAAATTCAGCTTCCATTGGTTATATCACTGGAACAAATCGCGATATGGAATTAGATAGGTTTATTTATAAGCAAATTTATCAAGTAGATGTTCAAATTGACCATGGAAGTAGTGGAGGACCATTAGTCGATTCAAATACCGGAAAAGTCGTAGGCATCAATTCATTGCTCTATACATCCAAATCAAACACCAACTTTGGATTTGCAATTCCAATCTACAGCATGATTGACTATTTTGAGCAATGGATACAACAACCGATGAGTCGACAAGATATACTAGCCGTGGCGGGGATTTATGAAGATTATTATGATGAAGATTCTTACGAAAATGAATTACCATTAGAAGATGATAATACAATATTGGCTGGTCAATTTGTTCAAAGCTTCCGAATGTATTATGAATTGGCTTTAAATGAAAGCAATTTTTATTGGATTGCTGATATGGTAACAGGTACTGCGTATGAAGAATTAGAAGATTATATTTCAGACATTGCTTATAAAGGTCATCAATTTATATTTCTTACAAATGATATTTTAGATGTAACATCTCATGAGGGATATTATCTAGTAGAAACAAATGAAACTTTTGATTTTTATAGCGCTTCAGGGGACTACCAATATTTCGATCGTTATAAAACATATACGGTGATAGTTGATGAGTATGGAAATTTCAAAATTTCAGACATTACTATCCATAAATAA
- a CDS encoding FRG domain-containing protein → MKGTLERPFNDIFELIGVHQQRQPIFNQPTIKALFAPLFYHDDKFQAIMGTDKKMRLFPNRQMMNLYRGQVKAYPKCFPSLYRQEQGTIQQLIDMAKTEDFKLVLKQHPVVKELEQYNLFIDYVGLAQHYGFKTNVLDLTSDLEVAAFFACCPYDPSSNSHNFNIEEGSIGAIYQTLQLALFDHNNPAKFEVIGLQPFHRPAQQKGYSYQLDLGEDFLTVCTPIYFKQSRKASNKIFMQFNGGEALYPYDPIVEIVIDPRGRFSRLILDNFTSVLQYFKSFV, encoded by the coding sequence TTGAAAGGGACTCTTGAAAGACCGTTCAATGATATCTTTGAGTTAATCGGAGTTCATCAACAAAGGCAGCCAATATTCAATCAGCCAACAATCAAAGCTCTCTTCGCTCCGTTATTTTATCATGATGATAAATTTCAGGCAATCATGGGAACGGATAAGAAGATGAGGTTGTTTCCAAATCGCCAAATGATGAATCTCTATAGGGGACAGGTCAAAGCATACCCAAAATGCTTTCCAAGTTTATATCGACAGGAGCAAGGCACTATTCAGCAGCTAATTGATATGGCAAAAACAGAGGATTTTAAACTGGTGCTGAAACAACATCCTGTTGTAAAAGAACTGGAGCAATATAATCTGTTTATAGATTACGTAGGTTTAGCACAGCACTATGGATTTAAGACAAACGTTCTTGATTTGACTAGTGATCTCGAAGTAGCTGCCTTCTTCGCTTGTTGTCCATACGATCCATCATCGAATAGTCATAATTTCAATATAGAGGAAGGTTCAATAGGTGCTATATACCAAACACTGCAACTAGCCTTATTTGACCATAATAATCCTGCTAAATTTGAAGTAATTGGTCTTCAGCCATTTCATAGACCTGCTCAACAAAAGGGATACTCTTATCAACTTGATTTAGGGGAAGACTTTTTGACAGTTTGTACTCCAATTTATTTTAAACAATCCCGCAAAGCCTCTAATAAAATCTTTATGCAATTTAATGGTGGCGAAGCTCTTTACCCATATGATCCGATTGTTGAAATTGTAATAGATCCACGGGGACGGTTCTCGAGACTCATTTTGGATAATTTTACAAGCGTTTTGCAATATTTTAAATCCTTTGTATAA
- a CDS encoding YgzB family protein, with translation MKKYSSKINKIRSFALALIFIGFIVMYGAVFFKNSVILVLLFMGLGLLCIIASTVVYLWIGLLSTRAVKVICPNCGKQTKMLGRVDICMYCNEPLTLDPSLEGKEFSEEYNRKINKKNE, from the coding sequence ATGAAGAAATATTCAAGCAAAATCAATAAAATTCGTTCCTTCGCACTTGCACTGATTTTTATCGGATTTATCGTCATGTACGGTGCCGTATTTTTCAAAAACAGTGTTATATTAGTGCTTCTTTTTATGGGGTTAGGATTATTATGTATCATTGCCAGCACAGTAGTATATCTTTGGATTGGACTTTTATCTACTAGAGCGGTAAAAGTTATTTGCCCCAACTGTGGTAAGCAGACGAAAATGTTAGGCCGAGTTGATATCTGTATGTATTGCAACGAGCCGCTGACTTTAGACCCGTCTCTTGAAGGAAAAGAATTCAGTGAAGAATACAATCGAAAAATAAATAAAAAAAATGAGTAG
- a CDS encoding ATP-binding protein: MVLKISNSENKRLYKPFRKTIMEYNMIEEGDRVAVGLSGGKDSSTLLYLLTLLKQQAPFQFDIVPVTLTLGFEGMDLSPLKNYVESLGHELHIKETNISQIVFDIRREKNPCSLCANLRRGILYDYAKSLGCNLVAYGHHLDDGIETFFINLLFGGKLGVFKPVSYMSRLDITLIRPMIAIEEQSIIQFVKAKEIPIIHNPCPADKNTKREEMKELVKALSEKYPNVRQNFLHAVKNVDEADFWNVEK; encoded by the coding sequence ATGGTATTAAAAATTTCAAACTCCGAAAACAAACGCCTTTACAAACCCTTTCGGAAAACGATTATGGAATACAATATGATTGAAGAAGGAGATCGAGTGGCGGTTGGCTTATCTGGGGGAAAGGACAGCTCCACTTTGCTTTATCTTCTCACACTGCTCAAGCAACAGGCTCCTTTCCAATTTGATATTGTTCCTGTTACCTTGACGCTCGGCTTTGAAGGAATGGATCTATCGCCGCTAAAAAACTATGTGGAAAGCCTCGGACATGAGCTGCATATTAAAGAAACCAACATCAGCCAAATCGTGTTTGACATCCGCCGGGAAAAAAACCCTTGTTCCTTATGTGCCAACTTGCGCAGGGGAATTTTATATGATTACGCAAAATCCCTTGGCTGCAATCTAGTTGCTTACGGCCACCATTTAGATGACGGCATTGAAACCTTTTTTATAAATCTTCTGTTTGGAGGAAAATTGGGCGTGTTTAAACCGGTATCCTATATGAGCCGTTTGGACATTACATTGATTCGCCCGATGATTGCCATTGAAGAGCAATCCATCATTCAATTCGTCAAAGCGAAAGAAATCCCTATTATACATAACCCTTGCCCTGCGGATAAAAACACGAAGCGGGAAGAGATGAAAGAACTCGTCAAAGCGTTAAGCGAAAAATACCCAAACGTGCGCCAAAACTTTTTGCATGCTGTGAAAAATGTGGATGAAGCGGATTTTTGGAATGTGGAAAAATAG
- a CDS encoding tetratricopeptide repeat protein, with the protein MLFREFENHSIEDLLDIEQVLLEKRAEDEPGANNRLHHLYKILLKKIRRNKEYRHLEPYITKRFIKHLIWFGTYMKSSVEKSEKEAERYFHLALKEEPHIPIAHYRLGFLAYKRKDYVQALQHFEKAIQLNEGEVEPDYQLNEIQHYYAHLYLTNSALFIAKNAQDSIMNIKNKPFHQLPNYEISPFYEIIASNNEEYLTQNAYTVVSKEGKRYCTKEEAENLQDTAGMLICYFGDREIAAIFNGEYVKLTNQQAELLRYLLIYGTEKHPITKFDVADIFTRKNPNFELKNNTFTKAIQRLKEKLENIHFPIGMIQNKQAGYYFADEIDYLIIHRTDEDFFLKE; encoded by the coding sequence ATGTTGTTCAGAGAATTTGAGAACCACTCTATTGAAGATTTACTTGATATTGAACAAGTGCTATTGGAGAAAAGAGCAGAGGATGAACCAGGGGCGAATAACCGGTTGCATCATTTATATAAAATACTGCTGAAAAAAATAAGAAGAAATAAAGAATATCGACATTTGGAACCGTACATAACTAAACGGTTTATTAAGCATTTAATTTGGTTTGGAACTTATATGAAAAGCTCTGTGGAAAAATCAGAAAAGGAAGCAGAACGTTACTTTCATTTAGCTCTAAAGGAAGAGCCACATATTCCTATTGCTCATTACCGTTTAGGATTTTTAGCGTATAAAAGAAAGGATTATGTGCAAGCCTTACAGCATTTTGAAAAGGCTATTCAATTAAATGAAGGGGAAGTTGAGCCAGATTATCAGTTAAATGAGATTCAACATTACTATGCCCATTTGTATTTGACGAACAGTGCGCTATTCATCGCGAAAAATGCCCAAGATTCCATCATGAACATAAAAAATAAACCCTTCCATCAACTTCCAAATTATGAAATTTCACCATTCTATGAAATAATTGCTTCTAATAATGAAGAATATTTAACGCAAAATGCTTATACCGTTGTTTCAAAAGAAGGAAAACGCTATTGCACAAAGGAAGAGGCAGAAAACTTGCAAGATACTGCGGGCATGTTAATTTGCTATTTTGGCGACAGGGAAATTGCAGCAATTTTCAATGGCGAATACGTGAAACTGACCAATCAACAAGCAGAGCTGCTTCGATATCTTTTGATATATGGAACAGAAAAGCATCCAATCACTAAATTTGATGTGGCAGATATATTTACTAGAAAAAATCCAAATTTCGAATTGAAAAATAATACATTTACAAAAGCGATTCAAAGACTGAAAGAAAAATTGGAAAACATTCATTTCCCAATTGGGATGATTCAGAATAAACAGGCGGGATACTACTTTGCTGATGAAATAGACTATCTTATCATCCACCGTACAGATGAGGATTTCTTTTTGAAAGAATGA
- a CDS encoding nucleotidyltransferase-like protein translates to MDYNLRSIYQERASQPETLGVILVNKREDQINLTDTFDSIILIVVKEAELPIFTKHYCYEDQKVAMHVITERLLNKWIYIGRNRRIVDWIFHGKIMFERNEYLSHLKLELEDFSFYGRKIKTGIQFAKLLRSYTEGKEFFQRGDYLDAYQHVVKSLQYLARLSIIESGLYPEVTVWSQVKKIEPSIYKLYEELVTSRETLEKRLELLFLAIEFSMNSRIQSCSQHIMEILSSKDLWTIQDLHNHHELKIYSVELELFIEFLIEKGYIIIERMNSKNESIDHRLYRANNNNSI, encoded by the coding sequence ATGGACTATAATCTGCGTTCCATTTATCAAGAACGTGCAAGTCAACCTGAAACTTTAGGAGTTATACTTGTAAATAAACGGGAAGACCAAATTAACTTAACAGATACATTTGATTCGATCATTTTAATTGTTGTTAAAGAGGCTGAACTTCCTATTTTTACAAAACATTATTGTTATGAAGATCAGAAAGTGGCCATGCATGTCATCACCGAAAGATTATTAAATAAATGGATTTACATAGGAAGAAACCGGAGAATTGTTGATTGGATATTTCATGGGAAAATAATGTTCGAACGCAATGAATACTTAAGCCATTTAAAATTGGAATTAGAAGATTTCTCGTTTTACGGAAGAAAGATTAAGACGGGTATTCAATTTGCAAAGTTATTGAGAAGCTATACTGAAGGAAAAGAGTTTTTTCAGCGCGGCGATTATTTAGATGCATATCAACATGTCGTAAAATCTCTTCAATACTTAGCAAGACTGTCAATCATTGAAAGCGGTCTATATCCTGAAGTAACAGTCTGGTCTCAAGTGAAAAAAATAGAGCCATCCATCTATAAGCTCTATGAAGAGTTAGTAACAAGCAGGGAAACTCTTGAAAAAAGATTGGAGTTGCTGTTTCTAGCAATCGAGTTTTCTATGAATTCCCGAATCCAATCATGTTCCCAACATATAATGGAGATTTTGAGTTCAAAAGACCTTTGGACAATTCAAGATTTACACAACCATCACGAGCTTAAAATTTATTCAGTAGAATTAGAGCTTTTCATTGAATTTTTAATTGAAAAAGGATATATTATTATTGAAAGAATGAATTCTAAAAACGAATCTATTGATCATAGATTATATCGAGCAAATAACAATAATTCGATATAG
- a CDS encoding D-2-hydroxyacid dehydrogenase produces the protein MRVYFTFDPRPDLKESLVNDFPEVDFIFHKTIDDKELAKAEVLVTYGEDLDEEKINIAKKVKWIFVASSGIEKMPHQAIAERGIVVSNVRGIHKKPMAESILAHLLSIKRALPFIYKNQQEKTWNQKTKLYELNGSTALILGPGAIGSEVGRMLQAFDVYTIGVNRSGESAPYMNETHSMDKLKELLPKADILISILPSTVETRYLLNYEHFTLLKDHCIFMNFGRGDLVKTEDLIRALEEKQIFHAVLDVFETEPLPGDSKLWEMENVTISPHISSRSSRYLERSFEIFKRSLRKWMNGERNLENKMDILKGY, from the coding sequence ATGCGAGTTTATTTCACATTTGATCCAAGACCGGATTTAAAAGAATCCTTAGTAAACGATTTTCCAGAGGTTGATTTCATTTTTCATAAGACCATTGATGATAAAGAATTGGCGAAAGCGGAAGTATTGGTGACTTATGGTGAAGATTTAGATGAAGAAAAAATCAACATTGCAAAGAAGGTGAAATGGATTTTTGTCGCTTCTTCCGGCATTGAAAAAATGCCCCATCAAGCAATAGCGGAAAGGGGAATTGTTGTGTCCAATGTGCGCGGCATCCATAAAAAACCAATGGCAGAATCGATTTTAGCCCATCTCCTCTCTATTAAGAGAGCGTTGCCGTTCATCTATAAAAATCAGCAAGAAAAAACATGGAATCAAAAAACAAAATTGTATGAACTAAATGGTTCAACGGCGCTTATTTTAGGACCGGGAGCTATTGGCAGCGAAGTGGGACGGATGCTTCAAGCTTTCGACGTCTATACGATAGGGGTTAATCGCAGCGGAGAAAGTGCCCCTTATATGAATGAAACTCATTCAATGGATAAGTTAAAGGAGTTATTGCCGAAAGCTGATATCCTCATCTCCATTTTGCCAAGTACGGTAGAAACGAGATATTTATTGAACTATGAACATTTTACACTTTTGAAAGATCACTGCATTTTTATGAATTTTGGACGAGGCGATTTAGTTAAAACGGAAGATTTGATTCGAGCCCTTGAAGAAAAACAAATTTTTCACGCGGTGTTGGATGTTTTTGAAACAGAGCCTCTACCAGGCGACAGCAAACTTTGGGAAATGGAGAATGTAACGATTTCTCCTCATATTTCAAGCCGCTCTTCCAGATATTTAGAGCGCAGTTTTGAAATTTTTAAACGGAGTCTAAGAAAATGGATGAACGGGGAACGGAATCTTGAAAATAAAATGGATATTTTAAAAGGGTATTAA
- a CDS encoding glutamate-1-semialdehyde 2,1-aminomutase, with product MNHSKSEEIYQEALKHIVGGVNSPSRSYKAVGGGAPVVMAKGKGPYFWDVDGNRYIDYLAGYGPIITGFGHPHIAKAIKLAADTGVLFGTPTEHEVKFAKMLKDAIPSLDKVRFTNSGTEAVMTTVRVARAYTGRTKIIKFEGCYHGHFDQVLVAAGSGPATLGSPDSAGVPQTVATEVITVPYNDTEHLQLAMDKWGEEVAAILVEPIVGNFGMVMPKPGFLEYIHKVAKEFGALVIYDEVITAFRFHYGGAQDMLGHTPDLTAMGKIIGGGLPIGAYGGRKEIMDTVAPLGPAYQAGTMAGNPASMLAGIACLEVLQTPGVYEEMDRLGGILEKGILEAAERHGIPVTVNRIKGALTVYFTDQKVENYKQAEQSDGEMFGRFFKLMLSKGINLAPSKFEAWFLTTEHKEEDILETIDAVYYAFSKLK from the coding sequence ATGAATCACTCAAAATCTGAAGAAATCTATCAAGAAGCACTAAAACATATTGTAGGCGGGGTGAACAGTCCTTCCCGTTCCTATAAAGCTGTTGGCGGAGGAGCACCTGTAGTAATGGCAAAAGGGAAAGGCCCATATTTCTGGGATGTGGACGGCAACCGCTATATAGACTATTTAGCAGGATACGGACCAATTATTACTGGGTTTGGCCATCCACATATTGCAAAAGCTATTAAACTTGCGGCGGATACAGGTGTGCTTTTCGGAACTCCAACCGAGCATGAAGTAAAATTTGCAAAAATGCTGAAAGATGCGATTCCATCGTTAGATAAAGTACGTTTTACAAACTCCGGTACAGAAGCGGTGATGACAACAGTCCGCGTTGCCCGCGCCTATACGGGACGAACAAAAATTATCAAATTTGAAGGCTGCTACCACGGACATTTTGACCAAGTATTAGTGGCAGCAGGTTCTGGCCCAGCAACTCTTGGTTCACCGGATTCAGCAGGTGTTCCTCAAACGGTGGCAACTGAAGTTATTACCGTTCCTTATAACGACACAGAACACTTGCAACTCGCAATGGATAAATGGGGAGAAGAAGTTGCCGCCATTCTAGTTGAACCAATCGTCGGAAACTTTGGTATGGTTATGCCAAAACCTGGATTTTTAGAATATATTCACAAAGTTGCCAAAGAATTTGGAGCCCTTGTTATATATGATGAAGTTATTACCGCTTTCCGTTTCCATTATGGCGGCGCACAAGATATGCTTGGACATACACCAGATTTAACAGCAATGGGCAAAATTATAGGCGGAGGTCTACCAATTGGCGCTTATGGCGGCCGGAAAGAAATCATGGATACGGTAGCTCCATTGGGACCAGCCTACCAAGCGGGAACAATGGCCGGAAATCCTGCGTCCATGCTTGCGGGAATTGCATGCTTAGAAGTGCTTCAAACTCCTGGCGTTTATGAAGAAATGGACCGCTTAGGAGGAATCCTTGAAAAAGGGATTTTGGAAGCAGCTGAAAGACATGGCATTCCAGTGACAGTCAACCGCATTAAAGGCGCTCTTACTGTGTACTTTACAGATCAAAAAGTCGAAAATTATAAACAAGCAGAACAATCAGATGGTGAAATGTTTGGCCGTTTCTTTAAATTGATGCTTTCAAAAGGAATCAATTTGGCTCCATCCAAATTCGAAGCTTGGTTCTTAACAACAGAACATAAAGAAGAAGATATTCTTGAAACAATCGATGCAGTTTATTACGCTTTTTCAAAATTGAAATAA
- a CDS encoding HNH endonuclease: MIDVYYKEKGFNDLKESTGKTVKGVVNSVKYTVHNASTTYQGIVSGDKTQTIQGLKNIGKVAAVSTLAIGVVVLLDGADLAEAQEIDTINDHLNGTEHPETGVPFEDKTVELPDGEVKEGVFPIFESKFSVELPEDYYLESDDVHFSIANYTLYQAILDNPSLANDLHLSQSDIEMFANGETPDGYVWHHNEEPGVLQLVDEDIHNHTAHTGGRFLWGGGSENR; encoded by the coding sequence TTGATAGATGTCTATTATAAAGAAAAGGGATTCAACGACTTAAAAGAATCCACTGGCAAAACTGTAAAAGGCGTTGTCAATTCGGTAAAATACACTGTCCATAATGCTTCTACTACTTATCAGGGAATTGTAAGTGGAGACAAGACTCAAACAATACAAGGTTTAAAAAATATAGGAAAAGTCGCAGCGGTTTCTACCCTTGCCATTGGAGTTGTTGTTTTATTGGATGGTGCTGATCTAGCAGAGGCGCAAGAAATCGATACCATCAACGATCATTTAAATGGCACGGAGCATCCAGAAACTGGGGTGCCTTTTGAAGATAAAACGGTGGAACTGCCTGATGGTGAAGTGAAGGAAGGGGTCTTCCCGATTTTTGAATCCAAATTTAGTGTGGAACTTCCGGAAGATTACTATCTGGAAAGCGATGATGTGCATTTTAGCATCGCCAATTACACATTGTATCAAGCCATTTTGGACAATCCAAGCTTAGCCAATGACTTGCACCTTTCCCAGTCCGATATTGAAATGTTTGCTAATGGTGAAACTCCAGATGGTTATGTCTGGCATCATAACGAAGAACCCGGTGTTTTGCAGCTAGTGGATGAAGACATACATAACCATACGGCTCATACCGGCGGGCGATTTTTATGGGGCGGCGGAAGTGAAAATCGTTAA